The nucleotide sequence TGCAAGGACTCAGCACTCAGAGGGTTTTCAATTTGAAAGTTTGAAActtgttacattttattttacattatgaaTACATAATGGGAATACATTGGGatgttatttcatttttttaaacaaaagaagGCCATGCCATAATTCAAAAATCtcaagaataaaacaaaacaaaagaaaaaggcaGGATGAATACCTAAATAACCAaggagtgattttttttaaacctgaatttgattatttaatttaagaattaaatttgtaattaaaagaattcccataaatgttaaaaaatcagatttaaatAGTTTAATCTGTTGATACACTGTATGCAATGTGTCTAAAGCAAACTATCCTAATTATGTAAGTCTTAAAACCCACTTTGATATAAAAATTCTCAGGTTTAAATAAATGTAGACATTTgtggacacaaaaaaaaacaaaaaaaaccagaaCAAATATAGGGCAAACATTTGAAGAATCATTTAATGTGCTATTttttatatgttaatgtgtCAGTGTCAAGAATGCTGGCATAGTGCCCTTGTCTGTGGCCTGAAGTGTGTTCTTGGGAACTGAGTCCACAGATGGTGTTCACCTGTTGACATGTTTTTGGTGTTCTGTGAAAGTGTGTTGATTTTCCGAGAAGATCCCATCATCAGTGATGTATAATTGTACAGCATGCTGTTAGTCAGTGTTGACATAGTGATTTTGGTCCAATAACTGTTTTCACATAACATTGATACCATTGAGAATGGATATGTTTTGTACACTAAGAACCACAGCAGTAGCAGTCTGCTGGatatatttgatttttattgACCATTTCTTTGTACTGCAGTATTGAAGACAgcagtttaaatataaatgattgaataaaaatgactaaaatcatatgtattgcattttttttattcgttTTGCAATTTCAAATTAAATTTGCTGGATTAAATATTTCTTCTTGTGACAGTAAAATTTAGcgaataacatacacacacgagcAATTCTTACTCGTTTTAGTCACACGTTTGTTGGCTTGATCTTGACATATATAAGCACTgcgttatatttatattctctgCGTAAAACATTCTGTTCAAACATTAAAAGGCTAATTTACAAATGTACACACTTTTCAGTAAAGAtacaaaaccatgtgactaaaaacaacaaataaatttaaGCTAATCATAGTAACAGAACCATGTTTCTTCTGTCTCTGACTGCAGACAAAAACGTTCAGTCGAGTGGAGAGCTTCCCTTTCCTTCTCTGCAATTTGGGATACCCCAGTtaccgtttttgtttttttgttgctctGCATTTTGGTTTTCTGAGATGATTCCAGCATCCGTGATGTATGATTGGTGTATTTTGTAGATGTTGagctgtcagtcacagtcacagtgaaATCTGTCTCTTTAATTGTCTCTGGTGTAGGTATAGGTGTGATAGTGGATTCTCTCCAATTTCCAGTGGTCAACCTTGTAGACGTTTGTGTCGGCATATTAGTGGGTGTTCTAATGGCACTTGTTCTTTCATTAAATAATTTCTCTGTGGtgcctgttgttgttgtccatGGTGGTAACTTGGTAGCTGTGAAGGCTGTAGGAGTCTGTGTCGTTGAGGTGGTTAGTTCCAAAGTACATGATGTGGTAGAAGATGGTGAGGTTTTTGGTGCTTTTGTtgtatttctaatatttattatCTTTATGGCACGCTTGGCCCAAAGTCTCTCTGGATCAGAACACCTGGTTCTGTTGTTTATTAAAAGAAACCTGTAAAATGACATGTTAGCCATTAGtgattacattttattctgCACATTGCAAATTTCTTCATACTCTTTTACATATACTACTAAagataaaaacaagaaagaatCATCTTTCAgtataaaaaaagattaatttattttacttgcCTTACAGCTCCTATATAACATGGTGGATTTTCAAGTACATAGCTCACGATTTCTTCAGCTTTGATTGGCGTTGTGTCCTTTTCTGTACAACATGATATTGAGGGTTCATTTGCTactggagaaaaaaatcaattagaTTTCATTTGAACAATAACTCTAACACATTACCCTTAAACATTGCAATATTATGCACTTTCTCTTTCTGAACCTGTGTGACCACTACATACTCTATATGTCACACAGCATAAAGGAAACTGAGGCTTAAACCACAGTGCTCACTTCTGAACTAAACTAAGAagagaacattttttaaaatatcaccTGTACAAACATCAATGGTACACATCATGACCAAAAGACTGCCGACAAAGTAATTCAGCTTCATCTTGTCCTCTTGCACTCCCTCACATACACTGTACAAACTTCTTTTGACCCAGAAAAGTAtagagaaaagagagggaggTCTTAACCCACTACCCTAGCAGCCCCCTCCCCACCCCCCATTGTCACCTAGACCCTACTTACACCACACAGGGAAATATGAGAGCTCATTGGAAACTAGTAATTCTACTACGAGAAAGACCCTTGAAATAGTAAATTAGGGGTGATGGTAGTGGAATACTAGGGGTAATAAGGAAACTTGCTATGATATTGTCACAGTTAccatcttgccctcacacatctggactgtaaggacacatatatatgaatgttgtacatagacttcagttcagcattctgcacaatcatccctcagcagctgatttaGAAGCTGAgcctcctgggcctgaacacctctctctgcaactcgatcctggatttcctgactgggagacctcagtcagtccggatcgggaacagcatttccagcaccaccacactgagcactggagctcctcagggctgcatgctcagtccactgctgttcactctgctgactcacgactgtgctgcaatgcacagctccaaccacatcatcaagttcaccaatgacacgaccgtggtgggtctcatcagcaagaacgacgagtcagcttacagagaggaggtgcagcagctaacagcatggtgtagagccaacaacctctccctgaacatcgacaagactaaagagatggttgttgacttcaggagagcacagagtgaccgtcaagagcaccaaattccttgatgtccatctggcagagaacttcacctggtcactcaacaccagctctccgcctctacttcctgaggaggctgaggaaagcccatctccctccccccatcctgactgtgttctacagggGGACCATCGaaagcgtcctgagcagctgcatcactgcctggtttgggaattgcaccgtctcggatcgcaagacccttcagcatatattgaggacagctgaaaagatcattggagtctctcttccctctatcacagacatttacaccacacgctgcatccgcaaagctaaaagcattgtggctgaccccacacaccccttacacacactcttacacaccccacacacacactcttacacaccccacacaccccacacacacactcttacacaccccacacacacactcttacacaccccacacacccctcacacacactcttacacgccccacacacacactcttacacaccccacacaccccacacacacactcttacacaccccacacacccctcacacacactcttacacaccccacacacacactcttacacaccccacacacccctcacacacactcttacacaccccacacacacactcttacacaccccacacacccctcacacacactcttcaccctcctgccatctggaaagaggtaccggagcattcgggccctcacaaccagactgtgtaagagtttctttcctcaagccatcaggctcctcaacacccaggactgaactgtacaaaactctctctctcgctctctcactcacacacacacacacacacacacactctctctctctctttctctctctctctcacctgtgtggggacacacacacataacttatattgtttgatacttattgcactacctcaacccctgtgtttttcatctgctgctatatttatatttatgtttatttctattttgctctacctcaactgctgctatatgtTGTCAGGCCCCaaagttcatcatcatctcattttattacatttaatttacatttcattgcacgttctttttctgttttttcggtgctaagtgtcctgtatttttgtgttgtcttttttgtacttattatttctgcactgtcttgtcattgctttgtttgcacctagctgcacactttacactttatgtggcttggacgaactttcggtcctagctctgtgttgttcttgtgtttgaactctatgttgtatgtttatgtagcaccaggttcTGGAGAAACgtcgtttcatttcactatgtactgcgtcagtgTTGGAACCCAGAACCTCCCTCCGGGTGGACACTTCAGGGTGGTCCTAGAGCCTTCTCCAATTACCAATATAATCCAATAGTCTTGTAGTTCAAATTAGAAACTGcaggaaaacaaagaaataaagaactcctccaggcttggatgagaaaaagcaactggttttatttagaaaaaatatcaCCGGAActggcactcaaatacacagattcATGAATCGATGCAGTCAAGTACccccccttcacaaatcccccagtatatataccTTCTAGCCCAGCTGCCTAACCTTGCTGAGCTCTATttttctatggattgttttgacgttcactaatttttccccctgaaaaaccccctttctgtggccttcatacacTCTATGGTATAAGTTTTAATATTGACACATAATGGTTGTTGATCTGTCTAAACTTCTATTAAAACCTTATTTATCCCAAAAACACATTTGTATCATTTTACCCATTACATCTTTAATTCAACATTCACCCACATGTTCCATGTATTTGATTGTTGTTCCTGTGTGGTTCATGGTGACTGGCTGGCATTTATTTAGAATTCTGAGGACTTTACCACCATTTTTATTATCACTATTTTTGCCACTATTTAGGGAGCGGACGCTATCCTTATTTTACATCAGGTTATCTGAGTAATACTGCTAATATGGTGAAGTAAAGGGGGTAAAATAGCTCTGAGtgaagtgtagtttagtttggtttccgttgagtttatttatttatttaggctaggagtagggttagggttagcccTAGTTGCTTTAAACCGTTTAAAGTCTATGATTTTCCATTACACTTACTCGGTGTGTTGTgtccctatgtttacattaacaaccgccactgcaataatattttgctggcgcttcaataacatcttctccaaacccCCTCCCATCTCAGTGCCTACTGTTTTGTTCGTACTTATGCCACAAGGAGTTTTACCAACTTTCCACTTGCTATGGTAAGCtactttttatttgcataagaCGATAAGACGTGatataacacctgtacattatataaaggtagttttaactttaatttttctaaaataaacactcgAGTCAGAATCGGGTCAAATAAGACTGTTATGGTGTTCTCGCCCTTAAGCCCAAGGATTCTGAACTTCATCAACATGTTTTCtcggtctcagtggagccaaCTCCATGATATGGTAAGATGTGCTAGCCTATGCCCTTGTGATGTTTACGCCAAAGCCAGAAAGTTCGAGAATAATAATCCACTAACGATGattc is from Hemibagrus wyckioides isolate EC202008001 linkage group LG07, SWU_Hwy_1.0, whole genome shotgun sequence and encodes:
- the LOC131356472 gene encoding uncharacterized protein LOC131356472, which translates into the protein MKLNYFVGSLLVMMCTIDVCTANEPSISCCTEKDTTPIKAEEIVSYVLENPPCYIGAVRFLLINNRTRCSDPERLWAKRAIKIINIRNTTKAPKTSPSSTTSCTLELTTSTTQTPTAFTATKLPPWTTTTGTTEKLFNERTSAIRTPTNMPTQTSTRLTTGNWRESTITPIPTPETIKETDFTVTVTDSSTSTKYTNHTSRMLESSQKTKMQSNKKTKTVTGVSQIAEKEREALHSTERFCLQSETEETWFCYYD